The following are from one region of the Microbacterium paraoxydans genome:
- a CDS encoding ATP-dependent helicase, with product MSDVLDRFTPATQDWFRGAFTAPTPAQAGAWEAISAGKHALVVAPTGSGKTLSAFLWAIDSVFRERAALPEEPKKDGSRTRILYISPLKALGVDVERNLRSPLIGIGQSARRLGLTAPGITVGVRSGDTTSSDRRKLVSDPPDILITTPESLYLMLTSRAGDTLRDVHTVIIDEVHAVAATKRGAHLAVSLERLDALRRSHGAETAAQRIGLSATVRPIDEVARFLGGADPVEIVAPPASKTFELGVVVPMDDMTNPPPPPGAPPEAPGIDAEYTEVTGSVWPHVEEAIVDRILQNNSTIVFANSRRLAERLTGRLNEIYAERIGVALPEPAVPAAMMAQAGTTAGADPVLAKAHHGSVSKEQRAQVEEELKSGVLRCVVATSSLELGIDMGAVDLVIQVEAPPSAASGLQRVGRAGHQVGEISRAALFPKHRGDVLHTAIVTERMLAGKIEAIQVPRNPLDILAQQTVAASALGAISVEEWFETVRRSAPFQSLPRSAYEATLDLLAGRFPSDEFAELRPRLVWDRDAGTLTGRPGAQRIAVTSGGTIPDRGLFGVFVAGESTGARVGELDEEMVYESRVGDVFTLGTTSWRIAEITHDRVNVIPAYGQPGKVPFWHGDGIGRPFELGEALGTFSREVSAAKPEKAEQRLIAAGLDEQARANLLAHLSEQREATGTLPTDRTLTVERGHDEVGDWRVILHSPYGMKVHAPWALAINARVRERLGVEGSAVASDDGIIVRIPDAESEPPGAELFVFDPDELEQLVTQEVGGSALFASRFRECAARALLMPRTNPNRRTPLWQQRQRSAQLLEVARRHPTFPVILETLREVLQDVYDLPSLRKLATSIADRRIRLVETQPGQPSPFARDLLFGYVGAFMYEGDSPLAERRAAALSVDPALLGELLGTVELRELLDPDVIAQFEREAQRLDPERRARGVEGVADLLRLLGPLDADEVAARLDPESTGGATAATLLDDLVTARRAIPVTIAGVARVAAIEDAGRLRDALGAALPTGIPVAFLEPLADPLGDLVARHARTHGPFTTASVAERFGLGTAVARHTLQRLETNGRLTSGYFLPTAAGSGDDIEWCDTEVLRRLRMRSLAAIRGSVEPVSPEAYARFLPDWQHLGRPLEGIDGVLTVIEQFAGVPIPASAWESLVLPSRVRDYTPAMLDELTAAGEVIWSGHGTLPGRDGWVSLHPADLAPFTLPDPDAEIAAESLEARLLAALAAGGAYFAAQLKEMTGAENEQSVLEALWSLTWSGHVTNDTFAPIRSLLTGGSQAHKVKRRAPRARTYRGMSLTRTAPRPTSIGGRWSLLPEVETDPARRATVTAGLLLDRYGVVTRGAVQSEGVPGGFAQAYRVLAGFEEAGHCRRGYVIEKLGAAQFAASATVDRLRTYAGLADPPPRKAVTLAATDPANPYGAALGWPKLEGVSHRPGRKAGGLVVLVDGALVLSLERGGRTVLCFTDDEEVLQAAAADLATTARDRRLDTLTVEKVNGEGVYGTILGRALQEAGFVQTPRGFTLRKAV from the coding sequence ATGAGCGACGTGCTCGACCGCTTCACCCCGGCCACACAGGACTGGTTCCGGGGTGCCTTCACCGCACCCACGCCGGCGCAGGCGGGCGCGTGGGAGGCGATCTCCGCCGGCAAGCACGCCCTCGTCGTCGCTCCGACCGGTTCCGGCAAGACGCTGTCGGCGTTCCTCTGGGCCATCGACAGCGTGTTCCGCGAGCGCGCCGCCCTCCCGGAGGAGCCGAAGAAGGACGGGTCCCGCACGCGGATCCTCTACATCTCCCCGCTCAAGGCCCTCGGTGTGGACGTGGAGCGCAACCTGCGCTCGCCCCTCATCGGCATCGGGCAGTCCGCGCGGCGGCTCGGTCTCACCGCCCCCGGCATCACCGTGGGCGTCCGCTCGGGAGACACCACGTCGAGCGATCGCCGCAAACTAGTATCCGATCCGCCCGACATCCTCATCACGACCCCCGAGTCGCTGTACCTCATGCTCACGAGCCGGGCCGGCGACACCCTGCGCGACGTGCACACGGTCATCATCGACGAGGTGCACGCGGTCGCCGCCACCAAGCGCGGCGCGCACCTCGCGGTGAGCCTGGAGCGCCTCGACGCCCTCCGCCGCTCCCACGGCGCGGAGACCGCAGCGCAGCGCATCGGCCTCTCGGCCACCGTCCGCCCGATCGACGAGGTCGCGCGGTTCCTCGGCGGCGCCGACCCGGTCGAGATCGTCGCTCCCCCGGCATCGAAGACCTTCGAGCTCGGCGTCGTCGTGCCGATGGACGACATGACCAACCCGCCACCCCCGCCCGGGGCGCCGCCGGAGGCCCCGGGGATCGATGCGGAGTACACCGAGGTCACCGGCTCGGTGTGGCCGCACGTCGAGGAGGCGATCGTCGACCGCATCCTCCAGAACAACTCCACCATCGTCTTCGCGAACTCCCGCCGCCTCGCCGAACGGCTGACCGGACGGCTGAACGAGATCTATGCGGAGCGGATCGGGGTCGCGCTTCCGGAGCCGGCCGTGCCCGCCGCGATGATGGCGCAGGCGGGAACCACCGCGGGCGCCGATCCGGTGCTCGCCAAGGCCCACCACGGCTCGGTGTCGAAAGAACAGCGCGCGCAGGTCGAGGAGGAGCTGAAGTCGGGGGTGCTCCGGTGCGTCGTCGCCACGAGCAGCCTGGAGCTCGGCATCGACATGGGTGCCGTCGACCTCGTGATCCAGGTCGAGGCGCCGCCGTCCGCGGCCTCCGGACTCCAGCGCGTGGGTCGCGCTGGACATCAGGTCGGCGAGATCAGCCGCGCGGCCCTGTTCCCGAAGCACCGCGGCGACGTGCTGCACACCGCGATCGTGACGGAGCGGATGCTGGCGGGGAAGATCGAGGCCATCCAGGTGCCGCGGAACCCGCTCGACATCCTCGCCCAGCAGACCGTCGCGGCCAGCGCCCTCGGCGCCATCAGCGTCGAGGAGTGGTTCGAGACCGTCCGCCGGTCCGCCCCGTTCCAGTCGCTCCCCCGCTCCGCGTACGAGGCCACCCTCGACCTGCTGGCCGGCCGCTTCCCCTCCGACGAGTTCGCCGAGCTGCGGCCGCGCCTCGTCTGGGATCGCGATGCCGGCACGCTCACCGGCCGCCCGGGGGCACAGCGGATCGCGGTCACGAGCGGCGGCACCATCCCCGACCGCGGCCTCTTCGGCGTCTTCGTGGCGGGCGAGTCCACGGGTGCCCGCGTGGGCGAGCTCGACGAGGAGATGGTCTACGAGTCCCGCGTCGGCGACGTGTTCACCCTGGGCACCACGAGCTGGCGCATCGCCGAGATCACCCACGACCGCGTCAACGTCATCCCCGCCTACGGCCAGCCGGGCAAGGTGCCGTTCTGGCACGGCGACGGCATCGGCCGCCCGTTCGAGCTGGGCGAGGCGCTCGGGACGTTCTCCCGCGAGGTGTCCGCCGCGAAGCCGGAGAAGGCGGAGCAGCGTCTCATCGCAGCCGGGCTCGACGAGCAGGCGCGGGCCAATCTCCTCGCGCATCTCTCCGAGCAGCGGGAGGCCACGGGCACCCTGCCGACGGACCGCACGCTCACCGTGGAGCGCGGACACGACGAGGTCGGCGACTGGCGGGTCATCCTGCATTCCCCGTACGGCATGAAGGTGCATGCGCCCTGGGCGCTCGCGATCAATGCGCGCGTGCGGGAGCGTCTCGGCGTCGAGGGCTCCGCGGTGGCGAGCGACGACGGCATCATCGTGCGCATCCCCGACGCCGAGTCGGAGCCGCCCGGTGCGGAGCTCTTCGTGTTCGATCCGGACGAGCTGGAGCAGCTCGTCACGCAGGAGGTCGGCGGCTCGGCGCTGTTCGCCTCGCGGTTCCGCGAGTGCGCCGCGCGGGCGCTGCTCATGCCCCGCACGAACCCCAACCGCCGCACGCCGCTCTGGCAGCAGCGCCAGCGCTCGGCCCAGCTCCTCGAGGTCGCCCGCCGGCATCCCACCTTCCCCGTGATCCTGGAGACCCTGCGCGAGGTGCTTCAGGACGTCTACGACCTGCCGTCGCTCCGGAAGCTCGCGACCAGCATCGCCGACCGCCGCATCCGCCTCGTCGAGACCCAGCCGGGGCAGCCGTCGCCGTTCGCGCGCGACCTCCTCTTCGGCTACGTCGGCGCGTTCATGTACGAGGGCGACTCGCCGCTGGCCGAGCGCCGAGCGGCCGCCCTGTCCGTCGATCCCGCACTGCTGGGCGAGCTGCTGGGCACGGTCGAGCTGCGCGAGCTCCTCGACCCCGACGTCATCGCGCAGTTCGAGCGCGAGGCCCAGCGCCTCGACCCGGAGCGTCGGGCGCGCGGCGTGGAGGGCGTCGCCGACCTGCTCCGGCTGCTCGGCCCGCTCGACGCCGACGAGGTGGCGGCACGCCTCGATCCGGAGTCCACCGGCGGAGCGACCGCGGCGACGCTGCTCGACGACCTCGTGACCGCGCGGCGGGCCATCCCCGTCACTATCGCCGGGGTGGCCAGGGTCGCCGCGATCGAGGACGCCGGACGCCTGCGCGACGCTCTCGGCGCAGCCCTGCCGACCGGCATCCCCGTGGCCTTCCTCGAGCCGCTGGCGGATCCCCTCGGCGACCTCGTGGCCCGTCACGCCCGCACCCACGGCCCCTTCACCACCGCGTCCGTCGCTGAGCGCTTCGGTCTCGGCACCGCGGTCGCCCGGCACACCCTGCAACGCCTGGAGACGAACGGCCGCCTCACGAGCGGGTACTTCCTCCCCACCGCGGCCGGCAGCGGCGACGACATCGAGTGGTGCGACACCGAGGTGCTGCGGCGGCTGCGCATGCGGTCGCTCGCGGCGATCCGCGGGTCCGTCGAGCCGGTCTCCCCGGAGGCCTACGCCCGGTTCCTGCCGGACTGGCAGCATCTCGGTCGACCCCTGGAGGGCATCGACGGCGTGCTCACCGTGATCGAGCAGTTCGCCGGCGTCCCCATCCCCGCCAGCGCCTGGGAGTCGCTCGTCCTGCCGTCGCGGGTGCGCGACTACACCCCGGCGATGCTCGACGAACTCACGGCCGCGGGCGAGGTGATCTGGTCGGGACACGGCACGCTCCCCGGCCGCGACGGGTGGGTCTCGCTGCACCCGGCCGATCTCGCCCCGTTCACCCTGCCCGATCCGGACGCGGAGATCGCCGCGGAGTCGCTGGAGGCGCGCCTCCTCGCGGCCCTCGCGGCGGGCGGCGCCTACTTCGCCGCGCAGCTCAAGGAGATGACCGGCGCCGAGAACGAGCAGTCGGTGCTGGAGGCCCTGTGGTCGCTGACCTGGTCCGGGCACGTGACCAACGACACCTTCGCGCCGATCCGCTCGCTGCTGACCGGGGGCTCCCAGGCCCACAAGGTCAAGCGTCGCGCTCCGCGTGCGCGCACCTATCGCGGCATGTCGCTCACGCGCACGGCTCCGCGCCCGACCTCCATCGGCGGTCGCTGGTCGCTGCTCCCCGAGGTCGAGACCGATCCGGCGAGGCGCGCGACCGTCACCGCCGGACTGCTCCTCGACCGCTACGGGGTGGTCACCCGCGGGGCCGTGCAGTCCGAGGGCGTCCCCGGAGGTTTCGCGCAGGCGTACCGCGTGCTGGCCGGATTCGAGGAGGCGGGGCACTGCCGTCGCGGCTACGTGATCGAGAAGCTCGGCGCCGCGCAGTTCGCCGCCTCCGCCACGGTCGACCGTCTCCGCACGTACGCCGGCCTCGCCGATCCGCCGCCGCGGAAGGCCGTCACCCTGGCGGCCACCGACCCCGCGAACCCCTACGGTGCGGCGCTCGGGTGGCCGAAGCTGGAGGGCGTCTCGCATCGCCCGGGGCGCAAGGCCGGCGGGCTCGTGGTGCTCGTCGACGGCGCCCTCGTCCTGTCGCTCGAGCGCGGCGGACGGACCGTGCTGTGCTTCACGGACGACGAGGAGGTGCTGCAGGCCGCCGCCGCCGACCTCGCGACGACGGCCAGGGACCGCCGCCTCGACACCCTCACGGTCGAGAAGGTGAACGGAGAGGGCGTGTACGGCACGATCCTCGGGCGGGCCCTGCAGGAGGCGGGCTTCGTCCAGACGCCGCGCGGCTTCACCCTTCGCAAGGCCGTCTGA
- a CDS encoding type II toxin-antitoxin system Phd/YefM family antitoxin: MAITTSEARRDLFGLIERVNLDHSEVEITSRRGSAVLMSKAEYDSLVETSYLLRSPANAQRLLSALAAARDGDVSEHDLDEA, translated from the coding sequence ATGGCCATCACGACGAGTGAAGCGCGGCGCGATCTGTTCGGCCTGATCGAGCGCGTGAACCTCGATCACAGCGAAGTGGAGATCACCTCGCGCCGAGGAAGTGCCGTCCTCATGTCCAAGGCGGAGTACGACTCCCTGGTGGAGACGAGCTACCTGCTGCGCTCGCCCGCGAACGCTCAGCGACTCCTCAGCGCCCTGGCCGCTGCCCGCGACGGCGACGTCTCGGAGCACGACCTCGACGAGGCATGA
- a CDS encoding Txe/YoeB family addiction module toxin, with product MTARHLVWTPEGWEDYVYWQTEDRRALKRINLLIADTLRDDPFQGIGKPEPLKHALAGAWSRRIDEAHRLVYTATDRHVTILQARYHY from the coding sequence ATGACGGCCCGGCACCTCGTCTGGACACCCGAAGGGTGGGAGGACTACGTGTACTGGCAGACGGAGGACCGTCGTGCTCTCAAGCGAATCAACCTCCTGATCGCCGACACCCTCCGCGACGACCCCTTCCAGGGGATCGGCAAGCCCGAGCCCCTCAAGCACGCGCTCGCCGGCGCCTGGTCTCGGCGCATCGATGAGGCTCATCGCCTCGTCTACACGGCGACCGATCGCCACGTGACCATCCTGCAGGCCCGCTATCACTACTGA
- a CDS encoding EI24 domain-containing protein produces MIREFAAGVRTLFRGFGVWRTRPGLMALGLVPAVIALVLLAAVLVPLILSMPSLSAWLTPFADGWVEPWRGFLRTAVSLVVVAAALALASSVFSALTLTIGDPFYQRIWHAVEKDLGDPPPADGGSFWTTVGEGLRLVVLGLLIAVLVLLIGLVPGVGGVLGAVSGVVLTGRLLARELTGRAFDARDLSPAARAALFSGSRARVLGFGVATQLCFLIPGGAVAMMPAAVAGSTMLARDMQARTPLAVATPAPAPGRHDRTPGIA; encoded by the coding sequence ATGATCCGAGAGTTCGCCGCCGGCGTCCGCACCCTGTTCCGCGGCTTCGGCGTGTGGCGCACCCGTCCGGGCCTGATGGCGCTCGGGCTCGTCCCCGCGGTCATCGCGCTCGTGCTCCTCGCGGCCGTCCTCGTGCCGCTGATCCTGTCGATGCCGTCGCTGTCCGCGTGGCTCACCCCCTTCGCCGACGGCTGGGTCGAGCCCTGGCGCGGGTTCCTGCGGACCGCGGTCAGCCTCGTGGTGGTCGCCGCCGCGCTCGCGCTGGCCAGTTCGGTGTTCAGCGCCCTCACCCTCACGATCGGCGACCCGTTCTATCAGCGCATCTGGCATGCCGTGGAGAAGGACCTGGGCGACCCGCCTCCCGCCGACGGCGGCAGTTTCTGGACCACCGTCGGTGAAGGTCTCCGACTGGTCGTGCTCGGCCTCCTGATCGCCGTCCTCGTTCTCCTCATCGGCCTCGTACCCGGTGTCGGCGGCGTCCTCGGCGCGGTGTCCGGCGTGGTCCTCACGGGCCGCCTGCTCGCGCGGGAGCTGACCGGTCGCGCCTTCGATGCGCGCGATCTCAGCCCCGCCGCCCGCGCCGCGCTGTTCTCGGGCAGTCGCGCCCGCGTGCTCGGCTTCGGCGTCGCCACCCAGCTCTGCTTCCTCATCCCGGGCGGCGCCGTCGCCATGATGCCGGCCGCGGTCGCGGGAAGCACGATGCTGGCGCGCGACATGCAGGCCCGCACCCCGCTCGCCGTCGCCACCCCTGCACCGGCCCCGGGACGGCACGACCGCACTCCGGGGATCGCCTGA
- a CDS encoding DNA-formamidopyrimidine glycosylase family protein, with the protein MPEGDTVFRTARRLDEALAGGEVTRFDLRVPRFATLDLTGQRVHGAIPRGKHLLLRIGESTLHSHLRMDGAWFVYRPGEKWRHPAFKVRAIVGTAEREAVGVDIAEVEVVPTRDEDDLVGYLGPDPLAADWDAIEAARRLGADTRAIHVALLDQRNVAGFGNEYAAELLFLRGILPTTPTPEVDVAALLDLGVRTIRANRDRRNRTFTGIDRPGQATWVYGRAGRPCRRCGTLIRRGELGADPTRERITFWCPRCQR; encoded by the coding sequence ATGCCCGAGGGAGATACCGTCTTCCGCACGGCCCGCCGCCTGGACGAGGCCCTCGCGGGCGGGGAGGTAACGCGCTTCGACCTCCGCGTGCCGCGCTTCGCGACCCTCGATCTGACCGGACAGCGGGTGCACGGCGCCATCCCCCGCGGCAAGCACCTCTTGCTGCGGATCGGCGAGAGCACGCTGCATTCGCATCTGCGCATGGACGGCGCCTGGTTCGTGTACCGGCCCGGCGAGAAGTGGCGGCATCCCGCGTTCAAGGTGCGGGCGATCGTCGGCACGGCGGAGCGCGAGGCGGTGGGCGTGGACATCGCCGAAGTCGAAGTCGTCCCCACCCGCGATGAAGACGACCTCGTCGGCTACCTCGGCCCCGATCCGCTCGCCGCCGACTGGGACGCGATCGAGGCCGCGCGCCGGCTCGGCGCCGACACCCGGGCCATCCACGTCGCCCTGCTCGATCAGCGCAACGTCGCGGGGTTCGGCAACGAGTACGCGGCAGAACTCCTGTTCCTCCGCGGAATCCTGCCGACCACCCCGACCCCGGAGGTCGACGTCGCCGCCCTCCTCGACCTGGGTGTGCGGACCATCCGCGCGAACCGCGACCGCCGCAACCGCACCTTCACCGGCATCGATCGTCCGGGCCAGGCCACGTGGGTCTACGGACGCGCCGGACGCCCTTGCCGGCGCTGCGGAACGCTCATCCGTCGCGGGGAGCTGGGGGCCGATCCGACCCGAGAGCGGATCACGTTCTGGTGCCCCCGGTGCCAGCGCTGA
- a CDS encoding DapH/DapD/GlmU-related protein: protein MGKNYVDIENDHGATLRYRKHANGRGLVAHGAKVHPKAHIEAGAYIEPGARVGAGAIVARGAWVDEDAVIGEGAYIDAHAHVGQGAAVGDHAHVGVRTDIGAGARIVRGARIGDDETVAAGLTVATDQKGLWLAA, encoded by the coding sequence GTGGGCAAGAACTACGTCGACATCGAGAACGACCACGGAGCGACGCTGCGGTACCGCAAGCACGCCAACGGTCGCGGTCTCGTCGCGCATGGCGCCAAGGTGCATCCGAAGGCGCACATCGAGGCGGGAGCCTACATCGAACCGGGAGCACGCGTCGGAGCGGGGGCTATCGTCGCCCGCGGTGCGTGGGTGGACGAGGACGCCGTGATCGGCGAGGGCGCGTACATCGACGCCCACGCGCACGTCGGCCAGGGCGCGGCGGTCGGCGATCACGCGCACGTGGGAGTCCGCACCGACATCGGCGCCGGCGCCCGCATCGTGCGAGGCGCCCGCATCGGCGACGACGAGACGGTCGCGGCGGGGCTCACCGTCGCCACCGATCAGAAAGGTCTCTGGCTGGCGGCCTGA
- a CDS encoding LuxR C-terminal-related transcriptional regulator: MADPLRVVIVDDHSIFRSGLRADLDASVQVVGEAADVPSAIAVIVETDPDVVLLDVHLPGGEGDDATGGEAVIRGTRPTTTRFLALSVSDAAADVVRVIRAGARGYITKGSSGREVSEAVRAVAEGDAVFSPRLAGFVLDAFGAVAGETATATDELDRLSSREQEVMRLIARGYAYKEVAAALFISIKTVETHVSSVLRKLQLSSRHELTAWASERRLL; encoded by the coding sequence GTGGCTGACCCGCTTCGCGTCGTGATCGTCGACGACCACTCCATCTTCCGCTCGGGCCTGCGGGCCGATCTCGATGCGAGCGTGCAGGTCGTGGGCGAGGCGGCGGACGTGCCCTCGGCGATCGCCGTGATCGTGGAGACGGACCCGGACGTGGTGCTCCTCGATGTGCACCTCCCCGGCGGTGAGGGCGACGACGCGACGGGTGGGGAAGCCGTGATCCGAGGGACGCGGCCGACCACGACGCGGTTCCTCGCGCTGAGCGTCTCCGATGCGGCGGCCGACGTCGTCCGGGTCATCCGGGCCGGGGCGCGCGGCTACATCACGAAGGGGTCATCGGGCCGCGAGGTGAGCGAGGCTGTGCGCGCCGTCGCCGAGGGGGACGCGGTGTTCTCGCCGCGGCTCGCGGGATTCGTGCTCGACGCGTTCGGCGCCGTCGCCGGCGAGACCGCCACCGCGACGGACGAGCTCGACCGCCTCTCCTCGCGCGAGCAGGAGGTGATGCGACTGATCGCCCGCGGCTACGCCTACAAGGAAGTCGCCGCCGCGCTGTTCATCTCGATCAAGACCGTCGAGACGCACGTGTCGTCGGTGCTGCGCAAGCTGCAGCTCTCCTCCCGCCACGAGCTCACCGCCTGGGCGTCGGAGCGGCGCCTGCTCTGA
- a CDS encoding ATP-binding protein, which produces MPSAVSTLPGSAPATVRPALTRDRDALVTGVSAGLARHLGVRVGLVRALFVALTLCGGAGVLLYAWCWTFMPWTDGTTAPTRRLPVAWLLLVPAAVGALVVVVWRGGSDWLNGSIPPGTAAVVVGGTTLCATASGLWATLIDRTDTARGPRHTTTVRILAVLVLGLVVLLLLSWPIARSGVVLVLLPLAGLVTVVASALIPRWRELAGERVRRIREEQRSVMAAHLHDSVLQTLALIQNRAGASSEAARLARAQERELRAWLYDGDAPADSDLPTDLRDYAGALEIDHPVRIEVVSAGLSAERASGELAAAAREAMLNAARHAGGEISVYIEGRVDGVDVFVRDRGPGFRLDEVPGDRLGVRESIIGRLRRAGGTGSVRSDDAGTEVHLRLPTISSPERGPIRQEPRG; this is translated from the coding sequence ATGCCCTCCGCCGTCTCCACACTCCCCGGCTCCGCGCCGGCGACCGTGCGACCGGCGCTGACCCGCGACCGCGACGCCCTCGTGACCGGGGTGAGCGCCGGACTCGCACGCCACCTCGGTGTGCGCGTCGGGCTGGTGCGGGCGCTGTTCGTCGCTCTGACGCTCTGCGGCGGTGCGGGCGTGCTCCTGTACGCCTGGTGCTGGACCTTCATGCCGTGGACGGACGGGACGACCGCGCCGACGCGTCGCCTCCCGGTCGCCTGGCTCCTGCTGGTCCCCGCGGCCGTCGGCGCCCTCGTCGTCGTGGTGTGGCGCGGGGGCAGCGACTGGCTGAACGGATCGATCCCTCCGGGCACGGCGGCCGTGGTCGTCGGCGGCACCACGCTGTGCGCGACCGCCTCCGGGCTGTGGGCGACGCTCATCGATCGCACCGACACGGCCCGCGGCCCTCGGCACACCACCACCGTCCGCATCCTCGCGGTGCTCGTCCTCGGCCTCGTGGTCCTCCTGCTCCTCTCGTGGCCGATCGCGCGCTCGGGTGTCGTGCTCGTTCTGCTCCCGCTGGCCGGGCTGGTGACGGTGGTGGCCTCGGCCCTCATCCCGCGCTGGCGGGAACTGGCGGGGGAGCGGGTGCGCCGCATCCGGGAGGAGCAGCGCAGCGTCATGGCCGCCCACCTGCACGACTCGGTGCTGCAGACGCTCGCCCTCATCCAGAACCGGGCCGGGGCATCGAGCGAGGCGGCACGACTGGCCCGCGCGCAGGAGCGGGAGCTGCGTGCCTGGCTGTACGACGGCGATGCTCCGGCGGACAGCGACCTGCCGACCGACCTGCGCGACTACGCCGGAGCGCTCGAGATCGACCACCCGGTCCGGATCGAGGTGGTCTCCGCCGGGCTGTCGGCGGAGCGGGCGAGCGGGGAACTGGCAGCTGCGGCCCGGGAGGCGATGCTGAACGCCGCCCGGCACGCGGGCGGCGAGATCTCCGTCTACATCGAGGGTCGTGTCGACGGGGTCGACGTGTTCGTGCGCGACCGCGGTCCCGGATTCCGGCTCGACGAGGTGCCCGGCGATCGGCTCGGCGTGCGGGAGTCGATCATCGGGCGGTTGCGTCGCGCGGGCGGCACGGGGTCGGTGCGCAGTGACGACGCCGGTACCGAGGTGCATCTGCGCCTGCCCACCATCTCGTCCCCGGAGCGGGGACCGATCCGACAGGAGCCCCGTGGCTGA
- a CDS encoding PspC domain-containing protein, translating to MTIPTAPPPPADHEASAPEAPRRPRGADRFLLWVAGLGVVRTDGWLGGVAAGIAIRLRIDPLIVRGVLVVAALFGLPALFLYALAWAVLPDVDGRVHLRDLLQRRYDPVQLGILALAVIGLFPTAPLAGRLFGLGYDGWSALSTLTWVVGLVLAAALLFLIVRAARRTPGASAPDPAGASADPAAPAASAPDAGSGPATGADAIPSTATDAPVSVPLADTIGPDVLAIPAPPAPLPPGTQDPAALETWRAQHAAWKEQDQAWRRQQQDAERAARDQLRRERQAEAAVFAAAAAERRRVRRASNPRAGFPFVMTALGLAIVVGAGVGLAVGEALGGALGLLSGALVLALAMITAGALRRRSGALAFLTVLTLAAGLLTGFLSTMPGLTLGYASLTNNQEAHVRQPFGDLYLQLHRHDGGPRPIEIEKGSGRTEIFVDAGVQLQLRGTVGDGVEVSWLRVDPEDPMVMDTGVIAATPRGDENVLAANISAEEGSPSTIQPVTIDQASGVIVVTLQEPEEGQE from the coding sequence ATGACGATTCCGACCGCTCCGCCACCGCCCGCCGACCACGAGGCATCGGCACCGGAAGCCCCCCGCCGGCCGCGCGGTGCCGACCGGTTCCTGCTGTGGGTCGCCGGCCTCGGCGTGGTGCGCACCGACGGCTGGCTCGGCGGTGTCGCGGCGGGCATCGCGATCCGCCTCCGCATCGATCCGCTGATCGTGCGCGGGGTCCTCGTCGTGGCGGCCCTCTTCGGTCTTCCGGCCCTGTTCCTGTACGCCCTCGCCTGGGCGGTGCTGCCGGACGTCGACGGCCGCGTGCATCTGCGTGATCTGCTGCAGCGCCGGTACGATCCCGTGCAACTCGGCATCCTCGCCCTCGCCGTGATCGGGCTCTTCCCGACGGCACCGCTCGCCGGGCGCCTGTTCGGCCTCGGCTACGACGGCTGGTCGGCACTGTCGACCCTCACCTGGGTGGTCGGGCTCGTGCTCGCCGCCGCCTTGCTCTTCCTCATCGTGCGTGCCGCGCGCCGCACTCCGGGCGCTTCCGCGCCGGATCCGGCGGGGGCTTCCGCCGATCCGGCGGCCCCGGCTGCGTCCGCCCCCGACGCGGGTTCGGGTCCCGCCACGGGGGCGGACGCCATTCCCTCCACGGCGACGGACGCTCCGGTCTCGGTACCGCTCGCCGACACCATCGGGCCCGACGTCCTCGCCATCCCCGCACCTCCGGCACCCCTGCCTCCGGGCACCCAGGACCCCGCCGCGCTGGAGACCTGGCGCGCCCAGCACGCCGCCTGGAAGGAGCAGGATCAGGCCTGGCGCCGGCAGCAGCAGGATGCGGAGCGCGCCGCACGCGACCAGCTCCGCCGGGAGCGTCAGGCCGAGGCGGCCGTGTTCGCCGCCGCAGCCGCGGAGCGCCGACGCGTCCGCCGCGCGTCGAATCCGCGCGCCGGCTTCCCCTTCGTCATGACCGCCCTCGGACTCGCGATCGTCGTCGGCGCCGGCGTGGGACTCGCCGTCGGTGAAGCCCTCGGCGGCGCGCTGGGGCTGTTGTCCGGCGCGCTGGTCCTGGCCCTGGCGATGATCACGGCAGGAGCCCTCCGTCGCCGCAGTGGCGCCCTGGCCTTCCTCACCGTGCTGACGCTGGCCGCGGGTCTCCTCACGGGCTTCCTGTCCACGATGCCCGGTCTCACCCTCGGGTACGCCTCGCTCACGAACAACCAGGAGGCGCACGTCCGACAGCCGTTCGGCGACCTGTACCTGCAGCTCCACCGGCACGACGGCGGCCCCCGCCCCATCGAGATCGAGAAGGGGTCGGGGCGGACCGAGATCTTCGTCGATGCCGGCGTGCAGCTGCAGCTCCGCGGCACTGTGGGCGACGGGGTGGAGGTGAGCTGGCTCCGCGTCGATCCGGAAGACCCGATGGTCATGGACACCGGCGTCATCGCCGCCACGCCGCGGGGTGACGAGAACGTCCTCGCCGCGAACATCTCCGCCGAGGAGGGCAGTCCCTCCACGATCCAGCCCGTGACCATCGACCAGGCGAGCGGCGTCATCGTCGTGACCCTGCAAGAGCCCGAGGAGGGCCAGGAATGA